The following are encoded in a window of Sphaeramia orbicularis chromosome 20, fSphaOr1.1, whole genome shotgun sequence genomic DNA:
- the chrnd gene encoding acetylcholine receptor subunit delta has translation MERQRVALYVVFLLILLSSECWCRNEEERLINYLFKERGYNKELRPAQRQQDAVDVYLALTLSNLISLKEVDETLLTNVWIDHSWTDYRLSWNVTEFDGIEMLRLPSSMVWLPEIVLENNNDAQFQVAYYCNVLVDSNGFCYWLPPAIFRSSCSINVNYFPFDWQNCTLKFTSLTYNAKEIRMLLKEDMDETSKWTVEYIIIDPAGWTENGEWEVIHRPAKRNTYKHIPMESNKHQDITFYLIIKRKPLFYIVNIIIPCVLISFLASLVYYLPADSGEKMTLSISVLLAQSVFLLLISQRLPETSMSVPLIVKYLMFIMVLVTVVVLNCVVVLNLHFRTPSTHVMSEWTKRFFLERLPRILRMSRPEESEPYWDGALPRRSSSVGYIAKAEEYYSVKSRSELMFEKQSVRHGLMARPTHAAEVKPQGDGGETEQLYAEIKPAVDGANFIIKHMRNKNDYNEEKDNWSGIARTVDRLCLFLVTPVMTLGTIIIFLMGICNHPPSLPFQGDPHNYRDDNVRLL, from the exons ATGGAGCGTCAGCGTGTAGCACTCTACGTCGTCTTCCTGCTCATACTGCTCTCATCTG AGTGCTGGTGCAGGAATGAGGAGGAGCGTCTGATCAACTACCTGTTCAAAGAGCGAGGCTACAACAAAGAGCTGCGTCCTGCTCAGAGGCAGCAGGATGCCGTGGACGTCTACCTGGCCCTCACCTTATCCAACCTCATCTCTCTG AAAGAAGTTGATGAGACACTGCTGACAAATGTGTGGATAGATCAT TCGTGGACTGACTACCGCCTGTCCTGGAACGTCACAGAGTTCGACGGCATCGAGATGCTTCGCCTGCCATCCAGTATGGTGTGGCTGCCTGAGATAGTTCTGGAAAACAA TAACGACGCCCAGTTCCAGGTGGCCTACTACTGCAATGTTCTGGTGGATTCTAATGGTTTTTGCTACTGGTTACCTCCTGCCATTTTCCGCTCTTCTTGCTCCATCAACGTCAACTATTTCCCCTTCGACTGGCAGAACTGCACCCTCAAATTCAC CTCTCTGACCTACAATGCTAAAGAGATCAGGATGCTCCTAAAAGAAGACATGGATGAGACCAGCAAATGGACAGTGGAGTATATTATCATTGACCCTGCAGGATGGACCG AGAACGGTGAGTGGGAGGTGATCCACCGGCCGGCCAAGAGAAACACCTACAAACACATTCCCATGGAGAGCAACAAGCACCAGGACATCACCTTCTACCTCATCATCAAACGCAAACCACTGTTCTACATCGTCAACATCATCATCCCCTGTGTGCTCATCTCCTTCCTTGCCTCGCTCGTTTACTACCTGCCTGCAGACA GCGGTGAGAAGATGACGCTGTCCATCTCAGTGCTGTTGGCTCAGTCTGTGTTCCTGCTGCTGATCTCTCAGCGACTCCCAGAGACCTCCATGTCTGTACCGCTGATTGTCAA GTATCTGATGTTCATCATGGTGTTGGTGACGGTGGTGGTATTAAATTGTGTGGTCGTTCTAAACCTACACTTCAGGACTCCGAGCACACATGTCATGTCTGAATGGACCAAGAGG tttttccttGAGCGTCTCCCTCGTATCCTGCGTATGTCTCGCCCTGAAGAGTCTGAGCCATACTGGGATGGGGCGTTGCCACGGCGATCCAGCTCAGTGGGCTACATCGCCAAGGCAGAGGAGTATTACAGTGTCAAGTCGCGCAGCGAGTTGATGTTTGAGAAGCAGTCGGTGAGACACGGACTGATGGCCAGACCCACACACGCTGCAG AGGTGAAGCCACAGGGAGATGGAGGTGAGACGGAGCAGCTGTATGCAGAGATCAAACCTGCCGTAGATGGAGCCAACTTCATCATCAAACACATGCGTAACAAGAACGACTACAACGAG GAGAAGGATAACTGGAGTGGTATTGCCCGTACTGTGGACCGCCTCTGTCTGTTCCTGGTTACCCCGGTGATGACCCTCGGCACCATCATCATCTTCCTGATGGGAATCTGCAACCACCCTCCGTCTCTGCCGTTCCAAGGAGATCCACACAACTACAGAGACGACAACGTACGCCTGCTGTGA